A window of Lusitaniella coriacea LEGE 07157 contains these coding sequences:
- a CDS encoding zinc-dependent metalloprotease, whose translation MKKKQFWILLIVGVCLWSLLFLIKQSFPTQAKLKNDAAIIHPNSLSENRPISSPLRAKKKTKSFDEIAKNTEKISGLFTLYRDKDKNKLYLEIQPEQLNKNYLCIITLSRGIGDGFLLNGLSLDNFLFHFRRVGDKVHFVLPNLNFRVRSDEPLGKLPENSFSDSVLYALDIVSIHPTRKTLLIDLSDLFLARDDLPGLNQRLPFLLGAPYTLDSDKSYFGDARAFPFNLEIETIYGFSAKGEEAFFNYLPTVPDSRAFNLSVHYSISELSANSDYIPRLADDRVGYFVTTYKDLSDNRRRDAFVRYINRWKLEPLNPQEALSPPKNPIIFWIENTVPKEYRAAIREGILIWNSAFEQAGFKNAIEVRQMPDNAPWNPADVRYNTIRWSNSLEAAFLGIGPSHVNPLTGQILDADIVIDANVVRSIKDEYRNLSSLNESTPSLAARSANWCEGDSLSPISVGTKLPPFFRQWMEEQDLCLNLAAQQELTVGPLALSLLKGITPTSATMGEYVHQFLRHLVAHEVGHTLGLRHNFHGSTMLAPHTLNDTSITHQVGLVSSVMDYVGVNLAPQGVEQGDYYPVIVGPYDRWAIEYGYKFSGERFPTMERRFLEQIARRAQEEELAYATDEDLRGFLDPDVNTFDLSNNVLLYAQWQMDNARRMWERLEKRYPQQGSTYSDIRAQFNTVFFYYFRQARLVTNYIGGSSFNRGHPSDPNGRLPFEPISVEKQREALEVLQKYVFAPDSFIFSPDLLNQLAPSRWNDFGLQARSGLDYPILDNILALQKRVLRSLLSNARLNQLRNLELKTQPDRALTLPELFNTLQEGIWTEVLHPNRETLNISSIRRALQREYLDLLTKMVLRRSEVPEDARTLAWYQLNQLEGSLEEVLDRAGDRLDGYTQAHLFETRDRILKALNAPLQSKQQLGKQGIGNRK comes from the coding sequence ATGAAAAAAAAACAGTTTTGGATATTATTAATCGTAGGAGTTTGTCTGTGGAGCCTTCTTTTCCTAATAAAACAAAGTTTCCCAACCCAGGCAAAACTGAAAAATGACGCAGCAATTATTCACCCTAATTCTTTGTCTGAGAACCGACCGATCTCGTCACCCTTAAGAGCAAAGAAAAAAACAAAATCTTTTGATGAGATCGCGAAAAATACGGAAAAAATTTCAGGATTGTTTACGCTTTACCGAGACAAAGACAAAAATAAACTTTACTTAGAAATTCAACCCGAACAACTTAACAAAAATTACCTGTGCATCATCACCCTTTCTCGTGGGATTGGGGATGGATTTTTGCTGAATGGGTTATCCCTGGATAATTTTTTGTTCCACTTCCGCCGCGTAGGAGATAAAGTTCACTTTGTTCTCCCCAATCTCAACTTTCGTGTGCGTTCTGACGAACCTTTGGGGAAACTACCGGAAAACTCCTTTAGCGATTCAGTTCTTTACGCACTCGATATTGTTAGCATTCATCCCACTCGAAAAACACTACTCATCGACCTCAGCGATTTATTTTTAGCACGCGACGATCTTCCCGGACTCAACCAACGTTTACCCTTTCTCCTCGGCGCGCCCTATACCCTAGATTCAGACAAGTCTTATTTTGGCGATGCGCGAGCCTTTCCCTTCAATCTAGAAATCGAGACAATTTATGGGTTCTCAGCCAAAGGAGAAGAAGCCTTTTTCAACTACCTACCCACTGTCCCTGACAGCCGTGCCTTTAATCTCTCTGTCCACTACAGCATTTCCGAACTATCCGCCAATAGCGATTATATTCCTCGTTTAGCGGACGATCGCGTGGGCTATTTTGTCACCACCTACAAAGACCTCTCTGATAATCGCCGCCGCGATGCCTTTGTGCGCTACATCAATCGCTGGAAATTGGAACCCTTAAACCCGCAAGAAGCCCTCTCTCCCCCCAAAAATCCCATTATTTTTTGGATTGAAAATACCGTTCCTAAAGAATATCGCGCGGCGATCCGCGAAGGCATTCTCATCTGGAATTCTGCTTTTGAGCAGGCGGGATTTAAAAACGCCATTGAAGTTCGGCAAATGCCCGATAATGCCCCCTGGAACCCCGCAGACGTGCGCTACAACACCATTCGCTGGTCGAATTCCTTAGAAGCTGCATTTCTCGGTATTGGTCCGTCTCACGTCAATCCCTTAACGGGACAAATTCTAGATGCAGATATTGTGATTGATGCCAATGTCGTGCGTTCTATTAAGGATGAGTACCGCAATTTATCGAGTTTGAACGAGTCTACTCCTTCCCTCGCTGCTCGCAGTGCGAATTGGTGCGAAGGCGATTCACTATCCCCCATTTCAGTTGGGACAAAACTGCCACCATTTTTCCGCCAGTGGATGGAAGAACAAGATCTTTGTTTGAATTTGGCAGCACAACAGGAACTGACTGTCGGTCCCCTTGCTCTCTCCCTGCTGAAGGGGATTACTCCCACGAGTGCAACGATGGGAGAATACGTGCATCAATTTTTGCGTCACCTTGTTGCTCACGAAGTCGGACATACATTGGGTTTGAGGCATAATTTCCACGGGAGTACGATGCTTGCACCCCACACCTTGAACGATACGAGTATTACGCATCAGGTGGGATTGGTCAGTTCGGTTATGGATTATGTCGGCGTTAACTTAGCACCCCAAGGAGTCGAACAGGGAGACTACTATCCTGTGATCGTGGGACCTTACGATCGATGGGCAATTGAGTACGGTTATAAATTTAGCGGAGAACGGTTCCCAACAATGGAGCGCCGTTTTTTGGAGCAAATTGCTCGCAGAGCGCAAGAGGAAGAGCTGGCTTATGCAACAGATGAAGATTTACGCGGTTTTCTCGACCCTGACGTGAATACCTTCGATTTGAGTAATAACGTACTGCTTTATGCCCAGTGGCAAATGGATAATGCGCGTCGGATGTGGGAGCGTTTGGAGAAGCGGTATCCCCAACAGGGATCGACCTATAGCGATATTCGCGCTCAGTTTAATACGGTCTTTTTCTATTATTTCCGACAGGCTCGTTTGGTGACAAACTATATTGGTGGAAGTTCGTTTAACCGAGGTCATCCTAGCGATCCCAACGGACGCTTGCCTTTTGAACCCATTTCGGTGGAAAAGCAGCGCGAAGCACTAGAAGTATTGCAGAAGTACGTGTTTGCACCTGATTCTTTCATCTTTTCCCCAGACTTGCTCAATCAATTAGCGCCGTCTCGTTGGAATGATTTTGGATTGCAAGCGCGTTCTGGACTGGATTATCCGATTTTGGATAATATTTTGGCACTGCAAAAGCGCGTGTTGCGATCGCTTTTGTCTAATGCTCGTCTCAATCAATTGCGTAACTTGGAGTTGAAAACACAACCCGATCGCGCGCTGACCCTTCCAGAACTGTTTAACACCCTACAGGAGGGGATTTGGACGGAGGTGTTGCACCCCAATCGCGAAACCTTGAATATTTCCAGTATCCGCCGCGCGCTTCAGCGCGAATACCTTGATTTGTTGACTAAGATGGTGCTGCGACGTTCTGAGGTTCCTGAAGATGCGCGCACTCTCGCTTGGTATCAATTAAACCAGTTGGAAGGGAGTTTGGAGGAGGTGTTAGATCGCGCCGGAGATCGTTTGGATGGTTATACTCAAGCACATTTGTTTGAGACGCGCGATCGAATTCTCAAAGCACTCAATGCGCCGCTTCAATCCAAGCAGCAGTTGGGGAAGCAGGGAATAGGGAACAGGAAATAG
- a CDS encoding alpha/beta fold hydrolase translates to MSAFQTTTVKNAPDFILYAQHGWADNAIAIASLTHSLATPRTKAIVPDLGWFKTWLRIEPLIQNLEGQVKQTLIEYPQTPLRIIGHSMGGLIWLELLHRHPEWRSRVHSLILVASPVGGADLARIIDPFRWGIGIARDLGTNRRAIAESIAAEIPTLVIAGDIDNGSDGTISLGSTQCARTQFIRLEGVSHPQLKNSPQLVPLIRNFWENPVLTPAAPPDVASPIIERLRAIPGMTDAHPRHFSKAKRAIALNNGLTLRTWKNGMGIEHIFLANATGDCLYSGFVGWSHSQSLAQTLAEFQTKSR, encoded by the coding sequence ATGAGCGCATTCCAAACCACAACTGTCAAAAATGCTCCAGATTTTATTTTATACGCCCAACACGGATGGGCGGATAACGCGATCGCGATCGCGTCCCTAACCCATTCTCTCGCAACCCCAAGAACCAAGGCGATTGTGCCGGATTTAGGATGGTTCAAAACCTGGTTGAGGATCGAACCGTTAATTCAAAACCTCGAAGGACAGGTCAAACAGACGTTAATTGAATATCCCCAAACCCCTCTGAGAATTATCGGTCATTCAATGGGAGGGTTAATTTGGTTGGAATTGTTGCATCGTCATCCGGAATGGCGATCGCGCGTTCACTCTCTGATTTTAGTGGCTTCTCCTGTTGGCGGTGCGGATCTCGCTCGCATTATCGATCCCTTTCGATGGGGAATTGGCATTGCGAGGGACTTGGGAACGAATCGCCGCGCGATCGCGGAATCCATCGCCGCAGAAATTCCCACTCTCGTTATTGCAGGGGATATTGACAATGGCAGCGATGGTACGATTTCCCTGGGTAGTACTCAATGCGCGCGAACCCAATTTATTCGCCTAGAAGGAGTCTCTCATCCCCAACTCAAAAATTCGCCGCAACTCGTTCCCCTGATTCGCAATTTTTGGGAAAATCCCGTCCTTACACCTGCTGCGCCTCCCGATGTCGCCAGCCCAATCATTGAAAGACTCCGCGCCATTCCCGGTATGACTGACGCGCATCCCCGGCATTTTTCCAAAGCAAAACGCGCGATCGCGCTAAATAATGGACTTACTCTACGAACCTGGAAAAATGGAATGGGAATCGAGCATATTTTCCTCGCCAATGCTACCGGAGATTGCTTGTATAGCGGCTTTGTCGGTTGGTCCCATTCTCAATCTTTAGCGCAAACCCTAGCTGAATTTCAAACAAAGTCCCGGTGA
- a CDS encoding NUDIX hydrolase, translating to MIDDSWYQRPPQLSESISAGGVVVRKEADRIYIAVVKEANRPEYVLPKGHVEPGETIEEAAHREIEEEAGLTDLKLLAKLGILERLSFKKRDWKIIHYFLFTTDRADGKPTDPHINYQLGWFPLDELPPFFWPEQKKLVEDNLELIHQSISDSSS from the coding sequence ATGATCGATGACAGTTGGTATCAGCGTCCACCTCAACTTTCGGAATCCATTTCAGCCGGTGGTGTAGTCGTTCGTAAAGAAGCGGATCGAATTTATATTGCTGTTGTGAAGGAAGCCAATCGACCAGAATATGTCCTTCCCAAAGGTCACGTCGAACCAGGAGAAACCATTGAGGAGGCGGCACATCGAGAAATTGAAGAAGAAGCGGGATTAACGGATTTAAAATTACTTGCCAAGCTTGGCATTCTCGAACGTCTCAGTTTTAAGAAAAGAGACTGGAAAATCATTCACTATTTCCTTTTTACCACCGATCGCGCCGATGGAAAACCCACCGATCCTCACATCAACTATCAATTAGGCTGGTTCCCCTTAGACGAGTTGCCACCCTTCTTTTGGCCAGAGCAAAAAAAACTCGTAGAAGATAATCTAGAATTAATTCATCAATCAATCAGCGATAGTTCCTCATGA
- a CDS encoding DUF2358 domain-containing protein, whose protein sequence is MKTSTTATLNEADYQTQVRQVITTLQADLPTLFERDISYAIYTQDIAFSDPISAFKGKLNYRIIFWTLRFHARLFFESIYFDVHSIQQTEKEIIQVHWTVRGKLRLPWQANLLFNGDSTYRLNREGLIYDHCDRWDRKPTEILKQFLPARSREN, encoded by the coding sequence ATGAAAACTAGCACTACAGCAACCTTAAATGAAGCGGACTATCAAACGCAAGTTCGGCAAGTTATTACAACCCTTCAAGCCGATTTACCCACATTGTTTGAACGGGATATTTCCTACGCTATTTACACCCAAGATATTGCTTTTTCCGATCCCATCAGTGCTTTCAAAGGGAAGTTGAATTATCGGATTATTTTCTGGACGTTGCGATTTCACGCTCGTTTATTTTTTGAGTCAATTTATTTTGACGTTCATTCGATTCAACAAACCGAAAAAGAGATTATTCAAGTGCATTGGACGGTGCGCGGAAAATTACGTCTTCCTTGGCAAGCCAATCTATTATTCAATGGCGACTCAACCTATCGTCTCAATAGGGAAGGGTTAATTTACGATCATTGCGATCGGTGGGATCGAAAACCCACTGAAATTTTAAAGCAATTTTTACCCGCGCGATCGCGCGAGAATTAA